The following are encoded in a window of Pseudomonas sp. JQ170C genomic DNA:
- a CDS encoding DUF6555 family protein encodes MNDAKLFVIDYQLHGSPKSFIIRAEKMDNAEAWHWASCDAGVGRIGRYGREQVKKISKPLAERYGITGVTWRQTG; translated from the coding sequence ATGAACGACGCAAAACTCTTCGTGATCGACTACCAACTGCATGGCTCCCCCAAGTCTTTCATCATCCGTGCAGAGAAGATGGACAACGCCGAAGCCTGGCATTGGGCCAGTTGCGACGCGGGTGTTGGCAGGATTGGCCGTTATGGCCGGGAACAGGTGAAAAAGATCAGCAAGCCCCTGGCCGAACGTTATGGCATCACCGGGGTGACCTGGCGCCAGACCGGCTAG
- a CDS encoding ATP-dependent Clp protease proteolytic subunit, which yields MSQQVIHFHCQIDQRTTERFRDRCLQAIDEGASQLLLYLSTTGGSTNFGFSLYSFIKSLPVPVCAVNAGNIESMGIILYLAAGVRIAAPHSRFLIHPMTWHFSQSAVDHSRLREYLSSLNNDLERYVRIFELETLQAERKLDIFQCLSAEEKVIPAYDSLACGIAHRLEQVVFAKDDRHLTISGED from the coding sequence ATGAGTCAGCAGGTGATTCATTTTCATTGCCAGATCGACCAGCGCACCACCGAACGCTTTCGCGACCGGTGCCTGCAAGCCATCGACGAGGGCGCCAGCCAGCTGTTGCTGTATCTGTCGACCACCGGCGGCAGCACCAACTTCGGGTTCTCCCTCTACAGCTTCATCAAATCGTTACCGGTGCCGGTGTGCGCGGTTAACGCCGGCAACATCGAGTCGATGGGCATCATCCTGTACCTGGCCGCCGGTGTGCGCATTGCCGCGCCACACTCGCGCTTTCTGATCCACCCCATGACCTGGCACTTCAGCCAGAGCGCGGTCGACCACTCGCGCCTGCGCGAATACCTGTCGAGCCTGAACAACGATCTGGAACGCTACGTGCGCATCTTCGAGCTGGAGACCCTGCAGGCCGAACGCAAGCTGGATATCTTCCAGTGCCTGTCGGCCGAAGAGAAAGTCATCCCCGCCTATGACTCCCTCGCCTGCGGCATCGCCCACCGCCTGGAGCAAGTGGTGTTCGCCAAGGACGACCGACACCTGACGATCAGCGGCGAAGACTGA
- a CDS encoding KGG domain-containing protein, with product MANKDTSNPGNFANDRQKASDAGKKGGQASGGTAGDQTRKPDMGNKPGMGNKTDRKPSGGGRS from the coding sequence ATGGCTAACAAAGACACTTCCAACCCAGGCAACTTCGCCAACGACCGCCAGAAAGCCTCCGACGCCGGCAAAAAAGGCGGCCAGGCCTCCGGTGGCACCGCCGGTGACCAGACCCGTAAACCAGACATGGGCAACAAGCCCGGCATGGGTAACAAGACTGACCGCAAGCCAAGTGGCGGCGGCCGTAGCTGA
- a CDS encoding DUF1652 domain-containing protein, translated as MSLIGVSTLELRQLLEQAFLPDYCEVTCTDGVWLTIRLGQGDDQIVTETRLDSLTTCHDLSILVAQVREEQRVGRSHAGLKPSNVA; from the coding sequence ATGTCACTGATTGGCGTTTCCACCCTTGAACTGCGCCAGCTTCTCGAGCAGGCGTTTCTGCCCGACTACTGTGAAGTCACCTGCACCGATGGCGTCTGGCTGACCATACGCCTGGGGCAGGGCGACGACCAGATCGTCACTGAAACACGCCTCGATAGCCTGACCACCTGTCACGACCTGTCCATCCTGGTGGCCCAGGTGCGAGAGGAGCAACGCGTGGGGCGCAGCCACGCTGGCCTCAAGCCCAGCAACGTCGCCTGA
- a CDS encoding Yip1 family protein encodes MATHLLKLFTHPGDAWIDIRHEEEQHPRHYLPHLLVFALIPALCLFIGTTSFGWSLAGTERVRLSVASAAQLGVLLYLTMLLGVVIMGGFIRWMSRTFDTRPSLDHCIGFAAYGATPYFVAGIAGLYPGRWLALIALLAASAYATFLLFIGLPTFLRLRKEQGLLYSTSVWAVGLLVLVTILVSMILFWFDVLGPEYMRPAALG; translated from the coding sequence ATGGCTACCCACCTGCTCAAGCTCTTCACCCACCCAGGCGATGCCTGGATCGACATCCGCCACGAAGAAGAACAGCACCCGCGCCACTACCTGCCCCATCTGTTGGTGTTCGCCCTGATTCCCGCCTTGTGCCTGTTCATCGGCACCACCAGTTTCGGCTGGAGCCTGGCCGGCACCGAGCGGGTGCGCCTGAGCGTGGCCAGTGCGGCACAGTTAGGTGTGCTGCTGTACCTGACCATGCTGCTCGGCGTAGTAATCATGGGGGGATTCATTCGCTGGATGTCGCGCACCTTCGACACCCGTCCAAGCCTGGACCACTGCATCGGCTTTGCCGCCTATGGCGCCACGCCGTATTTTGTAGCCGGTATCGCCGGGCTGTACCCAGGCCGCTGGCTGGCGCTGATCGCACTGCTGGCGGCCTCGGCCTATGCCACCTTCCTGCTGTTCATCGGCCTGCCCACCTTCCTGCGCCTGCGCAAGGAGCAGGGCCTGTTGTATTCGACCAGTGTCTGGGCGGTGGGCCTGTTGGTGCTGGTGACCATCCTGGTGTCGATGATCCTGTTCTGGTTCGACGTGCTGGGGCCGGAATACATGCGCCCGGCAGCCCTGGGCTGA
- a CDS encoding DUF4142 domain-containing protein, with protein sequence MNRLPFRFALGVCALLAVQAQAGDNTFIDEAMSAGMAEIQTSQLALEKSDAADVKAFARLMIKDHTQSNQQLLELAKKHDLPAPNDAALADKARKLMLQVQDGASFNAAYASHQVDAHEQAIRLFDEQRQSTSAPADLRNFATNALPALQHHLQEAKKLENEYRAAE encoded by the coding sequence ATGAATCGCCTTCCCTTCCGCTTTGCGCTCGGCGTATGCGCCCTGCTGGCCGTGCAGGCACAGGCCGGTGACAACACCTTCATCGACGAGGCCATGAGCGCCGGCATGGCCGAAATCCAGACCAGCCAGCTGGCCCTGGAGAAATCCGACGCCGCGGACGTCAAGGCGTTTGCCCGGCTGATGATCAAGGATCACACCCAAAGTAATCAGCAGTTGCTGGAACTGGCAAAAAAGCATGACCTCCCGGCGCCAAACGATGCCGCCCTGGCCGACAAGGCTCGTAAACTGATGTTGCAGGTGCAGGACGGTGCCTCGTTCAATGCCGCCTATGCGAGTCATCAGGTCGATGCCCATGAGCAGGCCATCCGCCTGTTTGATGAGCAGCGCCAGTCCACCTCGGCCCCGGCCGACCTGCGCAACTTTGCCACCAATGCCTTGCCGGCCTTGCAGCATCACCTGCAAGAGGCCAAGAAACTGGAAAACGAGTACCGCGCTGCTGAATGA
- a CDS encoding SDR family oxidoreductase produces the protein MSSDKPRNQYQMQNPLTQYPPPPFAAQSQPAPGLDLHMRPKPDHGETTYQGFGRLAGRKALITGADSGIGRAVAIAFAREGADIVLNYLPIEQPDAREVIKLIEAEGRRAIALPGDIKSEAFCRELVDQAHEQMGGLDILVNVAGKQVACKAVGQISSEQFDATMKTNIYAMFWLCKAAVPLMPAGATIINTASIQSYDPSATLLDYATTKAAIVAFTKALAKQVIERGIRVNAVAPGPIWTVLQPSGGQPDEKIPDFGGHTPMKRPGQPAECAPVYVLLASQESSYITGEVFGVTGGNPTP, from the coding sequence ATGTCCAGCGACAAACCGCGCAATCAGTACCAGATGCAGAACCCCCTGACCCAGTACCCGCCCCCCCCGTTTGCGGCCCAATCCCAGCCAGCGCCGGGGCTGGACCTGCACATGCGGCCTAAGCCCGACCATGGCGAAACCACCTATCAGGGCTTCGGCCGCCTCGCGGGTCGCAAGGCGCTGATCACCGGCGCCGACTCCGGCATCGGCCGCGCCGTGGCCATTGCCTTTGCCCGTGAGGGGGCCGACATCGTCCTCAACTACCTGCCCATCGAGCAGCCCGATGCCCGGGAGGTGATCAAACTGATCGAGGCCGAAGGGCGCCGCGCCATTGCCTTGCCGGGCGATATCAAAAGCGAAGCGTTCTGTCGTGAGCTAGTGGACCAGGCCCACGAACAAATGGGCGGGCTCGACATCCTGGTCAACGTCGCCGGCAAGCAGGTGGCGTGCAAGGCGGTGGGGCAGATCAGCAGCGAGCAGTTCGACGCCACGATGAAAACCAACATCTATGCGATGTTCTGGCTGTGCAAGGCCGCGGTGCCGTTGATGCCGGCAGGGGCGACCATCATCAACACCGCCTCCATCCAATCCTACGACCCGTCGGCCACCTTGCTCGACTACGCCACCACCAAGGCGGCGATCGTGGCCTTTACCAAGGCCTTGGCCAAGCAGGTGATCGAGCGCGGTATCCGCGTCAACGCAGTCGCCCCCGGTCCGATCTGGACGGTATTGCAACCCAGCGGCGGGCAGCCGGACGAAAAGATCCCCGACTTTGGTGGCCATACCCCGATGAAGCGTCCCGGCCAGCCAGCCGAATGCGCACCGGTGTATGTGCTGCTGGCCAGCCAGGAGTCGAGCTACATCACCGGGGAAGTGTTCGGCGTCACGGGGGGTAATCCGACGCCGTGA
- the ku gene encoding non-homologous end joining protein Ku, with product MARAIWKGAISFGLVHIPVSLSSAVKSDRVDFDWLDGRSMEPVGYKRVNKVTGKEISREHIVKGVAYEKGRYVVISEEEIHKAPPEATQTIDIFSFVDSSEIPLQQFETPYYLSPDKRGGKVYALLREALERSGKVALAKVVLHTQQHLALLRPLDDALVMITLRWPEEVRSLETLELDKSVREASLEKRELDMAKRLIDDMSGQWAPDEYRNEFKDTIMELVEEKASQGKIATVEPLEGEGEQKSADIIDLTELLKRSLGGRKAPAKKAAATEKKAPATPRKARKNA from the coding sequence ATGGCCAGAGCCATCTGGAAAGGTGCCATCAGCTTCGGTCTGGTGCATATCCCGGTTTCGCTCAGTTCCGCGGTGAAGAGCGACCGGGTCGATTTTGACTGGCTCGACGGGCGCAGCATGGAGCCGGTGGGCTACAAGCGGGTGAACAAGGTCACCGGCAAGGAGATCAGCCGTGAACATATCGTCAAGGGCGTGGCGTACGAGAAGGGCCGCTACGTGGTGATCAGCGAGGAGGAGATCCACAAGGCCCCTCCCGAGGCGACCCAGACCATCGACATCTTCTCCTTCGTCGACAGCAGCGAGATTCCGCTGCAGCAGTTCGAGACGCCGTATTACCTGAGCCCCGACAAACGCGGTGGCAAGGTCTACGCCTTGTTGCGCGAAGCGCTGGAGCGCAGCGGCAAGGTGGCGCTGGCCAAGGTCGTGCTGCACACCCAGCAGCACCTGGCGCTGCTACGCCCCCTGGACGATGCACTGGTGATGATCACGTTGCGCTGGCCCGAGGAAGTGCGCAGCCTGGAGACCCTCGAACTGGACAAGAGCGTGCGTGAGGCCAGCCTCGAAAAACGTGAGCTGGACATGGCCAAGCGCCTGATCGACGACATGAGCGGGCAGTGGGCGCCGGACGAGTACCGCAACGAATTCAAGGACACCATCATGGAGCTGGTCGAGGAGAAAGCCAGCCAAGGCAAGATCGCCACGGTCGAGCCGCTGGAGGGCGAAGGTGAGCAGAAGAGCGCCGACATCATCGACCTCACCGAACTGCTCAAGCGCAGCCTGGGCGGGCGCAAGGCGCCGGCGAAAAAGGCGGCGGCCACGGAGAAAAAAGCACCCGCCACCCCGCGCAAAGCCCGCAAGAACGCCTGA
- a CDS encoding DUF4440 domain-containing protein, translated as MPTEQASFAAVIDLHVLIQQWLAGGAHTDRLPALLAHFSPGFSMIGLSGRPLDLAGLHGVFSQAHGTRPGLEIRIDELQVIAQAGGLTVVHYREHQHDAQVLHSVRRSTAVFEQRESGSLRWLRLHETPCP; from the coding sequence ATGCCTACCGAACAGGCGAGTTTTGCCGCCGTCATCGACCTCCATGTACTGATCCAGCAATGGCTGGCCGGCGGGGCCCACACCGATCGACTGCCCGCGCTGCTGGCGCACTTCAGCCCGGGGTTTTCAATGATCGGGTTGTCCGGGCGGCCACTGGACCTCGCCGGGCTGCACGGCGTGTTCAGCCAGGCCCACGGCACCCGCCCGGGCCTTGAGATCCGTATCGACGAATTGCAAGTGATTGCCCAGGCCGGGGGCCTGACGGTGGTGCATTACCGCGAGCACCAGCACGATGCCCAGGTGCTGCACAGTGTGCGGCGCTCGACGGCGGTGTTCGAGCAACGGGAGAGCGGCAGCCTGCGCTGGCTGCGCCTGCATGAAACGCCTTGCCCCTGA
- a CDS encoding MFS transporter, producing the protein MPSSSKVAFIYLLGFALDLLNLFALGSAYPQLGHELQASVAQLSWVGNLYLLGLTLAIPLGTWLARRIGERQTLLLSLLLSGLATALAGSAGGIDSLLLWRLLQGLGGGLLIPVGQAMAYRAYPPEQRHALTARVMTVALLVPALSPALGGVLVDHASWRWIFFALLPLTMLTALLTLAWLPARAPRPSPGPLLDLGLLRQPLLRAAMLVYLCVPGVFIGANLVAVLYLQGPLGLSATTTGALMLPWSLGALAAISLVRSRFRQWGPRPFLCAGILLQSLALLGLAIPELAQPRAVQVLIFLLLGLGSSLCSSSAQSLAFVAIAPERMGAASALWNLNRQLSFGLGAAVLGALLNALLPLPTAYTQVFVLAAALSLLALPAVLKLPGAQALGLSSRALES; encoded by the coding sequence ATGCCCAGCTCTTCCAAAGTCGCTTTCATCTACCTGCTCGGCTTCGCCCTGGACCTGCTCAACCTGTTCGCCCTGGGCAGCGCCTACCCCCAACTGGGCCATGAACTGCAGGCGTCGGTGGCCCAGTTGAGTTGGGTCGGCAACCTCTACCTGCTAGGCCTGACCCTGGCGATCCCGCTGGGCACCTGGCTGGCCCGGCGCATCGGCGAGCGCCAGACCCTGTTGCTGTCGCTGCTGCTGTCTGGCCTGGCCACGGCGCTTGCCGGCAGCGCGGGTGGCATCGACAGCCTGCTGCTGTGGCGCTTGCTGCAGGGGCTGGGCGGCGGGCTGTTGATCCCGGTGGGGCAAGCCATGGCCTACCGCGCCTACCCACCCGAGCAGCGCCACGCCCTGACCGCCCGGGTGATGACGGTTGCCCTGCTGGTACCGGCCTTGTCGCCTGCCCTGGGAGGGGTGCTGGTGGATCACGCCAGCTGGCGCTGGATCTTCTTCGCCCTGCTGCCGCTGACCATGCTCACCGCCCTGCTCACCCTCGCCTGGCTGCCGGCCCGCGCGCCCCGGCCCAGCCCCGGCCCCTTGCTCGACCTCGGCCTGCTGCGCCAGCCGCTGTTGCGCGCCGCGATGCTGGTGTACCTGTGCGTGCCGGGCGTGTTCATCGGTGCCAACCTGGTGGCGGTGTTGTACCTGCAAGGGCCACTGGGGCTGAGCGCCACCACCACCGGCGCGCTGATGCTGCCCTGGTCGCTGGGTGCCCTGGCGGCGATCAGCCTGGTGCGCAGTCGCTTCCGGCAATGGGGCCCCCGGCCTTTTCTGTGCGCCGGCATCCTGCTGCAAAGCCTGGCGCTGCTGGGGCTGGCCATCCCGGAACTTGCGCAGCCAAGGGCGGTACAGGTGCTGATTTTCCTGCTGCTGGGCCTGGGCAGCAGCCTGTGCAGCAGTAGCGCGCAAAGCCTGGCCTTTGTTGCCATCGCGCCCGAGCGCATGGGCGCGGCCAGCGCCCTGTGGAACCTCAACCGGCAACTGAGCTTCGGCCTGGGGGCTGCCGTGCTCGGGGCCCTGCTCAACGCCTTGCTGCCCCTGCCCACGGCCTACACCCAGGTGTTCGTGCTGGCCGCCGCACTCTCCCTGCTGGCCTTGCCAGCGGTACTCAAACTGCCCGGGGCGCAGGCCCTGGGGCTTTCCTCACGCGCTTTGGAATCCTGA
- a CDS encoding LysR family transcriptional regulator, producing MVSLDRFELFCAVVQTGSFTGAAARLEQTRAAVSFSIKQLEAELGVTLLTRTTRRIALTDAGERFYGHCLEVVHAAQVAIDEARAEHSGLQGSLRITSTVEYGLRVLAPALHGFCQQHPQLQVQLQTHTAQADLVRDGFDVAIRLGQVQDSSYRGVCLDSYALCLVMAPALLAPGQDGLDNLERVGQLPQLRHSRFQQHDSWPVEDARGHPGQYQGRGPAAMVADNASVLRTFALQGMGVALLPLWLVDADLASGALIDALPGYRFARQSVYALYPDTRHVPRKVRAWIDYLKAYLQDPARARPGA from the coding sequence ATGGTCAGCCTCGACCGCTTCGAGCTGTTCTGCGCGGTGGTCCAGACCGGCTCCTTTACCGGCGCAGCCGCACGCCTGGAGCAAACCCGGGCCGCGGTCAGCTTCAGCATCAAGCAACTGGAGGCCGAGCTGGGCGTGACCCTGCTGACGCGCACCACCCGGCGTATCGCCCTGACCGACGCGGGCGAGCGCTTCTACGGGCACTGCCTGGAGGTGGTGCACGCGGCGCAGGTGGCCATTGATGAGGCGCGCGCCGAACACAGCGGCCTGCAGGGCAGCCTGCGGATCACCTCCACGGTGGAATATGGCTTGAGGGTGCTGGCCCCGGCCCTGCACGGGTTTTGCCAGCAACATCCGCAGTTGCAGGTGCAACTGCAAACCCATACCGCCCAGGCCGACTTGGTGCGCGACGGCTTTGATGTCGCCATTCGCCTGGGCCAGGTGCAGGACTCCAGCTACCGCGGTGTGTGCCTGGACAGCTATGCCCTGTGCCTGGTGATGGCGCCGGCCTTGCTGGCCCCCGGGCAGGATGGGCTCGACAACCTGGAGCGCGTGGGGCAACTGCCGCAATTGCGCCACAGTCGTTTCCAGCAGCACGACAGCTGGCCGGTCGAGGATGCCCGTGGTCATCCCGGGCAGTACCAGGGGCGCGGGCCGGCCGCCATGGTGGCGGACAACGCCTCGGTCCTGCGGACCTTTGCCTTGCAAGGGATGGGGGTGGCGCTGCTGCCGCTCTGGTTGGTCGACGCGGACCTGGCCAGCGGGGCGCTGATCGATGCCCTGCCTGGTTATCGTTTTGCCCGGCAAAGCGTGTACGCGCTGTACCCCGACACCCGGCATGTACCGCGCAAGGTGCGCGCCTGGATCGACTACCTCAAGGCCTATCTTCAGGACCCGGCACGGGCTCGCCCTGGCGCTTGA
- a CDS encoding glycosyltransferase encodes MIAVIVPAHNEQHLLGPCLRALLRARRAVKALGEAVQIVVVLDDCSDASEQVARAHRVEVLKVRARNVGYARRTGAALMLERGARWLAFTDADSCVPVDWLVCQLDFAADAVCGTVHVAHWQAHQDAALRARYLAHYQAREGHGHIHGANLGVCARAYERAGGFQPLAVHEDVQLVGALTAIGAYIVWTARNSVSTSSRSDSRVSGGFGDFLKRQGEPVPGPEDRP; translated from the coding sequence GTGATCGCCGTGATCGTCCCGGCCCATAACGAGCAGCACCTGCTCGGGCCCTGCCTGCGTGCCCTGCTGCGCGCACGCCGGGCGGTGAAAGCGCTGGGCGAAGCGGTGCAGATCGTGGTGGTCCTGGATGACTGCAGCGATGCCAGCGAGCAGGTGGCACGGGCGCATCGGGTCGAGGTGCTCAAGGTCCGTGCACGCAATGTCGGCTATGCCCGGCGCACGGGGGCGGCGCTGATGCTCGAACGCGGGGCGCGCTGGCTGGCGTTCACTGACGCCGACAGCTGTGTGCCGGTGGACTGGCTGGTCTGCCAGCTGGACTTTGCCGCCGATGCGGTGTGCGGCACCGTGCATGTGGCGCACTGGCAGGCGCATCAGGACGCCGCCCTGCGCGCACGTTACCTGGCGCACTATCAGGCCCGGGAGGGCCACGGCCACATTCATGGCGCCAACCTTGGCGTCTGCGCCAGGGCCTATGAGCGCGCCGGCGGCTTTCAGCCCCTGGCGGTGCATGAGGATGTGCAGCTGGTCGGCGCCCTGACTGCGATCGGCGCCTACATCGTCTGGACGGCACGCAACAGCGTGTCCACCAGCAGCCGCAGCGACAGCCGGGTCAGCGGCGGCTTCGGCGACTTTCTCAAGCGCCAGGGCGAGCCCGTGCCGGGTCCTGAAGATAGGCCTTGA
- a CDS encoding class I SAM-dependent methyltransferase, producing the protein MSVPAEYFEQLFAHSDDPWAFRSRWYEKRKRDLLLACLPRQYYRRVFEPACANGELSAALAERCEHLLCQDLDATAVALARQRLQPWPHVRVDQGHLPGDWPGGEFDLIVLSEIGYYLDPVQWLEVLEHALACLDSNGALLACHWLHPIEGCPQTGHQVHALLARRLALYRCVRHEEADFLLEYWSLQPSAIDLEEDCL; encoded by the coding sequence ATGAGCGTACCGGCCGAGTACTTCGAGCAACTGTTCGCCCACAGCGACGATCCTTGGGCCTTTCGCAGCCGCTGGTATGAAAAGCGCAAACGCGACCTGCTACTGGCGTGCCTGCCGCGCCAGTACTACCGGCGGGTATTCGAGCCGGCCTGTGCCAACGGTGAGCTCAGCGCGGCACTGGCCGAACGCTGCGAGCACCTGCTCTGCCAGGACCTCGATGCCACCGCCGTAGCCTTGGCACGCCAGCGCCTGCAGCCCTGGCCCCATGTCCGGGTCGATCAGGGCCACTTGCCGGGTGACTGGCCTGGCGGGGAGTTCGACCTGATCGTGCTCAGTGAAATCGGCTACTACCTGGACCCCGTGCAGTGGCTGGAGGTACTGGAGCACGCCCTCGCCTGCCTCGACAGCAACGGCGCGCTGCTGGCCTGCCATTGGCTGCACCCCATCGAGGGCTGCCCGCAAACCGGCCATCAAGTCCATGCGCTGCTGGCCAGGCGCCTGGCGTTATACCGCTGTGTGCGCCATGAAGAAGCCGACTTCCTGCTGGAGTATTGGAGCCTGCAACCCAGTGCCATCGACCTTGAGGAAGACTGCCTGTGA
- a CDS encoding PIG-L deacetylase family protein, with protein sequence MSTFQAHDPGTPLAQWQASAQLQAVPAISVEQLLPAGCRLVVVAPHPDDEVLGCGGLLAALRGREQALLLVSVSDGEASHPHSRQWSQERLREQRPRESAAALRRLGLDLARIQWLRLGLADTSVAQHERWLAEHLVGLLRPRDRVLTTWRLDGHSDHDAVGRACARACETVGAQLLEVPIWAWHWARPNDPRLPWQRAHKLFLDPGVRVLKQQAIAAHTSQLLADGATPAVLLPSTLARLLQPFELVFT encoded by the coding sequence ATGAGCACCTTCCAGGCGCACGACCCAGGCACCCCGCTGGCCCAGTGGCAAGCCTCGGCCCAGCTGCAGGCGGTGCCGGCCATCAGTGTCGAGCAATTGCTCCCGGCGGGCTGTCGGCTGGTGGTCGTGGCGCCCCATCCGGATGACGAAGTGCTCGGTTGCGGTGGCCTGCTGGCCGCCCTGCGCGGGCGCGAGCAGGCGCTGCTGCTGGTGTCGGTCAGCGATGGTGAAGCCAGCCATCCGCACTCCCGGCAATGGAGCCAGGAACGCTTGCGCGAACAGCGCCCACGGGAAAGCGCGGCAGCCTTGCGGCGCCTGGGCCTGGACCTTGCACGGATACAGTGGCTGCGCCTGGGCCTGGCCGACACCAGCGTGGCCCAGCACGAGCGCTGGCTGGCGGAACACCTGGTCGGGCTGCTGCGGCCCCGTGACCGGGTGTTGACCACCTGGCGCCTGGATGGCCACAGCGACCATGACGCCGTGGGCCGTGCCTGCGCCCGGGCGTGTGAAACCGTGGGTGCGCAGCTGCTGGAGGTGCCGATCTGGGCCTGGCATTGGGCCCGGCCCAATGATCCGCGCCTGCCCTGGCAGCGTGCCCACAAGCTGTTTCTCGACCCCGGCGTGCGGGTGCTCAAGCAGCAGGCGATTGCCGCGCACACCAGCCAACTGCTGGCCGACGGCGCCACCCCGGCGGTGCTGCTGCCGTCCACCCTGGCGCGCTTGCTGCAACCGTTTGAACTGGTGTTCACATGA
- a CDS encoding acyl-CoA dehydrogenase, with the protein MNIANTDLSVALAPWLEQVRTRPLDTHTDRQLQTCLAQCRANGLDQLPLPGHGRTLQRWQVLAQVAGADLALAKLYEGHTDALAIIGECAATDLDTRGTWGVWAAEPPDARVQIVARHGREVRLQGRKAWCSGALQIDRALLTAWDEQQRPQLVAVKLDDPGLRILGTGWQAVGMGSTASVEVAFELCAGLQVGDNGQYLNRPGFWHGGGGIAACWYGAVSALAGYLHEHCAGHPEPHALAHLGAVDAQLAGAAAALRETAQWIDGHPGADAKVPVRRLRAQVEEAVTAVLAHVGRALGATPYCRNAHFARLSADLPVFLRQSHAERDLAELGRLVATAPAPEWSL; encoded by the coding sequence ATGAACATTGCAAACACCGACCTGTCCGTTGCCCTGGCCCCCTGGCTCGAACAGGTGAGAACCCGTCCCCTGGACACCCATACCGACCGGCAATTGCAGACGTGCCTGGCCCAATGCCGTGCCAACGGCCTGGACCAGCTCCCGCTGCCCGGCCATGGCCGTACCCTGCAGCGGTGGCAGGTACTGGCCCAGGTGGCAGGCGCCGACCTGGCCCTGGCCAAACTCTACGAGGGCCACACCGATGCCCTGGCAATCATCGGCGAGTGCGCTGCCACTGACCTGGACACCCGGGGTACCTGGGGCGTGTGGGCGGCCGAGCCACCGGATGCGAGGGTGCAGATCGTCGCCCGCCATGGCCGCGAAGTGCGCCTGCAAGGACGCAAGGCCTGGTGCTCCGGCGCCCTGCAGATCGACCGGGCGCTGCTGACCGCCTGGGACGAACAGCAGCGCCCGCAGCTGGTGGCGGTCAAACTCGACGACCCCGGCCTGCGGATCCTCGGCACCGGCTGGCAGGCCGTAGGCATGGGCAGCACCGCCAGTGTCGAGGTCGCCTTCGAGTTGTGCGCAGGATTGCAGGTCGGTGACAACGGGCAGTACCTGAACCGTCCGGGCTTCTGGCATGGCGGCGGTGGCATTGCCGCCTGCTGGTATGGCGCGGTGTCGGCGCTGGCCGGTTACCTGCACGAACACTGCGCAGGCCACCCGGAGCCCCATGCCCTGGCCCACCTGGGCGCGGTGGATGCGCAGTTGGCCGGTGCGGCGGCGGCCCTGCGCGAAACCGCGCAGTGGATCGACGGTCATCCGGGTGCCGACGCCAAGGTTCCCGTGCGCCGCCTGCGGGCCCAGGTCGAAGAAGCCGTCACCGCCGTGCTGGCCCACGTCGGCCGTGCCCTGGGCGCTACGCCCTACTGTCGCAACGCGCATTTCGCCAGGCTCAGCGCCGACCTGCCGGTGTTCCTGCGCCAGAGCCACGCCGAGCGCGACCTGGCCGAACTGGGCCGTCTGGTAGCCACTGCGCCAGCGCCGGAGTGGTCGCTATGA